In Juglans regia cultivar Chandler chromosome 13, Walnut 2.0, whole genome shotgun sequence, the DNA window ATGGAATTTTCTCTCAGCGAGCAAATAGATGCCTatgtttagagaaaaaaaaaaaagtaaaaatagacTTCGAGTCTACCCAAGTCcttcattttgaaattttgactcATAAAGGTTTGAAGACTTTGTATCTTAGAAATGTCATTCCCAATAATAAtcatgtcgtcaacatatatatagaatgatgataataatacaCACATCAGTGGCCAATAGAAACAGTACAGAGTCATATGAGCTGGGAACAAAACCTTACTAAGCAACCCCAAAACTGAATTTGGAAAACCACGCATGAGGAGCTTTCTTGAGACCATAAAGAGCACCAGAAGGCAGTAGACTTTGTGAGGAGGATGATCATAACCAAGTGGAGGTTGCATATACACTTCTTTAACAAGATCACCATTCAAAAATACATTCTTGACATTCGTATGAAATAATTGCCATCAACAAGTTGCAGCAACCGCAAGCAAATATCTAACAGAAGTAAGTCGTGCAACAGGTGCAAAAGTTTTCTCATAGTCAATACCGTATTATTGGACAAAACCCTTAGCAACAAGGTGAGCCTTGTATCACTCCACTGACCCATCTGCACGAATCTTAATTTTGTATACCCACTTGCATCCAATTGCATGTTTTCTAGGAGGCAAATCCACTAGGTCCCAAGTACGAGTTTTGGTGAGTGTATCTAATTCATCTGACATGGCTTTCTACCAAAGAAGATCAGAACTAGCTTCATGATAAGGGCAATGTTCATGAATAGTAACAATAGCATAAAAATAGTGATAATCTTGGAGATGTGTAGGAAGTGCTCTTACTTGACTAAAGTAACATGGTTCAAATACCTGGGAGGACTCTGGAACATCTGGAACATCTGATGCAGTTAGAGGATTATCAGTCTCATCAAGCATATCAAGAGGGGCTGTAGAGAGACTATTTGAGGAGCTTGACGACTCTGCAATGAGTCAAAGATTGAATCGATGGAAATATTAGTGAAAACAAGGGAATATTTCGGAAGTGAAGAAGAGAAACGAGAAAGACTGGTAAACATTCTATGTTCCAAGAATGCTACATGACAAGAAACACAAACACATCTAGTGATAAGATTGTAACAACGAGAGGACTTTTGTGAAATTccataatgaagaaaataacataacaGAGAACGTGCTTCAAGTTTGGTGCCTTCATGTGGAGGCAATTTGACAAAACAAGCATGCTCATAAACACGAAGTAAAGAGTAACCAGAGGTTTTACCATAGAGAAACTCAAAAGGTGttttttttgtgaatagtttacgAGAGGACCCGATTGATAGTGTATACTGCAGTGAGAGCAGCTTCACCTCACAATCATTCAGGAACAAAGGCAAAGGCAAGAAGAGTACATACAATATCTAACATGTGTCTGTGTTTTCTTTCGGTATGTCCATTCTATAGAGAAGTATAGGGACAAGAGCGTTAGGAAATGGTCCCATGTTGAGATAAATAGTTAAGAAAAGATTTTGTCATTATACTCCATGGTATTGTTTGGACAGAATATTTTGATGGAACAATAAAACTGAGTTTGGATCATTTTGTGAAAGGTTTAATAAAGATTTGCAAGTTCAGATTGTTGATACAAAAGATATATCAAAGTATAACGAGAATAATCATTTAGAAAGATAACAAAATAATGAGAACACCCCCTCCCCCCCAGTAAGGATGGGATCAATACCccaaatatcaaaatgaattaGATCAAAAGGTGCAGAAGAAGTTGAATCACTATTATTAAATGACgaatttgtttgttttccaagaTTACAAAAGACATAATCAAATGACCCTAAATTACCTTGAGAAGCTAAAAGTTGAACACATGTTAAAGAGGCATGACCTAAACGGGAGTTTCATAAGCTAGAGGAAGTAACAGAATCAACAAGAAAAGCCTGCGTGCAAGTTGGGATTTGTAGAGATGTAAGCTCGAAAAGATGTCCAACTTTATGACCTGTCCTAAGAGGCTGACCCATCTGATGATCCTGTACAATAATACCATCATTGTCAAAAGTTAGGAAGGTTTGGATAGTTAATTGAGATGAGTAGAGTtaagatgaaatttgaaagttgaaagttgaataaaatattattagagtattattttttaatattattattgttttgggatttttaaaggttgaattatttattgtattttatgtgaaattttgaaaaattgtaatgattatatgagataagttaaaacggcttttgtatccaaacctccctATTCTCAAGCTTAATTTACAAATATGACCGACGAAAAGAATATTTAGGGATAGTTTTGGAAGTAAGTATGCATCATCAACAGATAAGCAGGAGGATAAGATAGATCTAATGAGAGTGAGATATGTGAGAACCATTAGCAGCATAAATGACATGATTAGGAGAAATGACAGTTTTGTAGGAAAACAAGGTAGGGTCAAAAGTCATATGGTTACAACATGAAGAGTCAATGAACCACGAAAACTTATCTAAGGTGACCGACAGCACAGTAGAGGATCAAGACAAAACCTAGTGAATTAGTGTCTCAACATCAACTATAGTGCGAGCAGGAGGGTGAGATGAAGTCTCAAGAGTAGACTCAGATGCAGATGGACAAGATAGAGCAACCACAACAACCTGTTGAGTAGAAGCCCATTGTTTTTGGTATTGTAGCTTGAGTCATTCATTGATGGAGTGGATAGTCTTTTTGCAATACCTGCACAAAACTGACTTAGAGGGCAAGTGTGTAGTTGAGTGGGTAGATGAAGGCTTGGGAGCACTTGGAGAAGCACTTGCCATAACCATATTCAGAGATTGCATTTTCATGGTAGAACGATGATTTTCTTGAGAGATGAATTCAGAAATAGCAGTCTCTAGATTTGGGAGGGAACATAGAAGTTACCTAGCACAAGAGTAGCACCAATCCAACCAGCAGACTCTAAAGACTTCTATTTCTGAATTCATCTCTCAAGAAAATCATCGTTCTACCAAGAAGATCCAGTTGGCTTAAAATTCTCATGAAGTGTCATCATGAAATGCATAAATTTTTTAcgatcaaaatataaaataggttGACCTGATTCTTGACGCATTTGATAGAGTTTAGTCTCAAGTTGAATCTCCAATGAAGCATCATGAGTGCAGTTGTGTCAACGTGCTAGAAGATCCCAAGTAACTTTTGCATTCCCAATCTTTGGAAGCAGACGATGAATAGAAGGAATTATCTTACTGTGCATACTATCCCAATCCTTAAGACTTGAAGCAAAGTCATCTTCTGTCTCATCATCTTTAGGCTTAGGTGGAGAGATTTTTCCAGACACAACCCCACAATTAACGTCCTTGTAGAAAAGCTTTCATATGTTGGACCGACATATTGTAATTGGACCCATTCAAAATAGGATCAATTAGATGAACAATATTGTCTAATTAGAATAACCTTGAGCCATTGGGAGAAGTCCAATGAAAAAACTATCGAAAAATATGAAACCAGTGCAAAACAttaagtctcgtttgttttcataactcctctcaactcatctcatatcatctaatcattacaaatttcttaaatttccacataaaataaaatagacaattcaaaattttcaaatctcaaaataaaaataatattaaaaaaatatattctaacaatattttattcaacttttaactttaatcttaactcatctcatctgcgaaaataAATGAGACCTTGTAGAAAACACATGGTCAAATGTCCAAGTTAGCGACTGGCATGGAACTGTTGACATGGCATGATGAGAGGGTAACACGTGTCATGAGTTGATGTCTCTACGCATGGAGAAATCTGTCATCATGTGGATAGTGGGCAAAACCTCTAGGTGGCGCATGCGACTTctactgaggttgatttttgtgtttttgaacATAGCAATAGATTTTCTATCAAAGGATGttgctaaaaatataaaaaagggAATGCATGCAGCTGACCGTGGCGCGTATGAAGACAGATGGGATTGGTTCTTTCACAGATCAAACAATCTGTACTTTGCGAACTTGATTGAGAAATTTGATTTCAGTACTAGTTGCGATGAAGGTTGAAAAGCACCAAGCGGTGACAAGCTCGCTAGAAAAATTATGCAAAGAGTCTACAGGGAACCTAGGGCTATGATGTCATGtagaaaatatgtaaaaataaatttctataattaaatgaataattgtTATGTACAATAAGAGTGCGAAATGACtcaaaagtaaaataagaaattaaataaatccaTCAACACCAAGCAACCGAAAAGCTTAGCTACCACTAGGTTGATAGCTAGGTTGATACGAGCTGATATTTCATAACTTCGAGATCAGGAGTTCGAGTCGGGACATAAGTTGAAATCACTTATAGTAGTAAAGCCAAACTTTTGGACCCTGGGATGGGCTTTGGACAAGTTGGATATTCTGAGGGTGTTGTGGTGACAAACTCGACCTTGGAGCAGTAGTTACAGCTCAAATCAGATATTTCACAACAGAAATGGGCTCCTATGATCACGTCCAAGAATAGTTGCTATGTTcgtctccctccctccccttttttgctaaaaaaaggaagaaggaaaaaaaaaaccgaaaagcTATCTTACCGTCGACAGTATTGATGAAATTAAGCAAAACGATGCTTCTACCTTTCTTGGAAGTGAATATCCACCATGATCGCTCCCCAAACAAGACGTTGAGGGAAGGCGCATTCGTACAAGAAGAAAAAGCCATGCTGAGAGAAGGTGCTGAAAGGTGgtcatctttttctttcccttttttggaACGAACTGTATGATTCCAAGCTCGCAATCATGTGCCATGGCTCTTGACGACAAGCCCTAAAATCCATCTCAAAGTCCCAATTTCTCTCTCAAAGTTTAGGAAAATAGGCAAATACTCCTCCATGCTATTAAAAACTCATCCCACCAAACTCTACATCACTCTCGCACTTGAAGTGTTCCCTTCAGCCGTCCATTTCTCACATATGCCTTGTACCCCAAAACCCTCCAACCAACCAATAACCCTGACCAAGCAAGCCTTTAGTACCATCTTGAAGTCATGTTTTTCAAGCCAAAACCAGCTCAAACAACTCCATGCACTTCTCCTTACTACAGGCCTATCAATCAAGAACAGCCTTATTACCCATCTTCTCATCAATCTTACGCTCTTGGGTGATATGTCCTATGCTCGTCAGCTGTTCGATGAAATGCACAAGCCGAGAATATTCTTATGGAACACCCTCATTAAAGGATACGTGAAAAATGAACTTCCCATGGAAGCATCTTCGATTTATAGACAAATGCACCATCTTGGTGTTCGTCCTGATCCCTTTACGTATCCATTCGTGGTCAAGGCATGTGCCAAACTGCCTGAACTGTGGACTGGTGGGGCAGTCCATGTCCATGTGATGAAATATGGATTGGAGTTTGTTTCTATGGTAAGGACTGAGTTGATGATAATGTATATGAAATTTGGGGAGCTGGGTAGTGCAGATTTTTTGTTTCAGAGTATGGTAGAGAGGGATCTAGTGGCGTGGAATGCTTTAATTGCAGCCAATGTGCAAAATGGACATGCTAGTGAAGCTCTTGGGTTGTTTCGCCGAATGGGTATTGCTGGAATTAAGCCCGATGCAGTTACAATTGTGAGTGCTCTTTCAGCTTGCGGTCAATTAGGTTGTTTGGAGATTGGGGAGGAAATTTATGGAGTGGCCAGAAATGAAGGGATTGATTGCAATATCATTGTTGAAAATGCACGGCTTGACATGTATGTGAAATGTGGTAGCATTGACATGGCAAGGGCCTTGTTTATaaacatgcctcaaaagaaTGTCATTTCATGGAGTACTATGATTTTGGGTTATGCCATCAATGGGGAGAGTGAAAAGGCACTGGCTTTGTTCTCTAGGATGCAAAATGAGGGATTCCAACCAAACCATGTTACGTATTTAGGGGTTCTATCTGCTTGTAGCCATGCTGGGCTAGTAAATGAAGGCTGGGCATATTTCGGCCGTATGGCTCGATCAAGTGTGAAGAATTTTCAACCAAGAAAAGAGCACTATGCTTGTATGGTTGACCTTCTTGGTCGGTCAGGGCATCTTGAGGAGGCGTATAACTTCATTAAAAGTATGCCCATAGAGCCAGATGCAGGAGTCTGGGGGGCTTTATTGGGTGCCTGTGCAATCCATCATGATGTCAAATTAGGGCAGCATGTAGCAGATTTGCTCTTTCAAGTAGCTGCTGACAGTGCTTCATATCACGTTATAATGTCTAACATGTATGCAGCTGCTGGGAGGTGGGATTTTGTCGACAAGGTGAGACAGAGAATGCGAAAGAAAGGCATTAAAAAGGTAGCTGGTTATAGTGCAGTTGAGTTCAATAGCGATTTTCATGTTTTCTACGGGGGAGATAGATCGCATGGACAGTCAGCCTTAATATACGAGAAGTTAGGGGATTTATTTGAACAGATAAAGAGTATGGGCTACATTCCCAAAACTGGTTCTGTGTTCCATGATGTAGAAACAGAGGAAAAGGAAGTCACAGTCAGGACTCATAGTGAAAAACTTGCTGTGGCATTTGGTCTCATCAATATTCGGCCTGGATATCCCATCAGGGTGATGAAGAATTTGAGAACTTGCGATGACTGCCATACTTTTTCCAAGTTCGTCTCCAAAGTCACAATGAGGGAGATTATTCTGAGAGATAAGATTCGTTTTCATCATTTTAGAAATGGGGTTTGTTCATGCAAAGACTTTTGGTGATTGCATAAGGAGTTAGTCTACATATAGTCCCCAATCATGCAAGTCCATacatttatgtttaaaaaaaaattaaaattacaataatatcttttttaaaataatattttttttctcttttaccctCATTCATCAATGGGACCACACACGTAGTCCTCCACTcaagactgtaaatagaatcTCTCTTGCATAAGTGGTTGGAGATCGCATGTCAGCTCATTATGTATACTAGATGTGGCTTAACTCCCTTATTTTCGAAAGTGAGCAGCTTTGAGGTAAGCCAGACAAACAATCCAACCATTTTCTCCCAGTAAATGGAGGCATCTTTGGCGCATTGAAAACCATCCATGACCGACTCAACATCTGCgatgaaaaatatatgttgGGATGCTCTTTTACTCGAACCTGCAAATACTGAACATAGACCCATCTGGCATGCACGAAACCAAAGCTATCTACAACCAGGTTATATTTGATGCCATTAGTCTCTCTTCATAAGTAACAAAATTAAGCACAGAACATGTCAGGGTGTAGGAAATCAAGATTGAAGTGTTTAGTGAGCCACGAGGGGGATTCTTCTGGGAGTTACGTCGGCATCGACCGCTGCTCAACCACCAGCCCTCTAAATGGAGAGGCAAAAGCTGCTCAACTGGCTGCTTCTAGCACTTGTAATCTAAACCAGAAAGCAGTAATTCTAGAGAAAGCATCCGTTCACGAATCACGACCGCAGTCAGCCAAAGATGAACTCACAAGCACAAAGTACCCACACAACCAGATCGCACATAAGCACAATGTCAAGGGaaagcagaaaataaattataacctCACAGAAATAATTGGAATACAGTTCTTTTACTAATTGCATGCAAATGTCTGTtcatatatacttcaattaGATAAATGCTAGTATTTGTTGTCAATGTAGCACATTACTTCCATCCAAGCACTAAACCTTCAAAGCTAGCAAGCATATGTTTCTGAACAGTTGCAATCAACATCAATTTCCTACTTCAGATATGAGTATGATAAAGATCATAGAAATCAAATCAGTTCATTTTAAGCCCTGACCaagatcacatgcatgcatatgaaatttTCCTAACTCTATGATCTGATAAAGTTGGAGGTTCGATTTATGGAACTACCAATGACATTCTCCACACATGGAACTAAAACATTTATAGCAGTGTGCTTTGCATAATAAGCGGCTCGTATCAACCAAGCCACATCCTAACAGCCCAATACTCCCATTTTCATCGAAGGAGAGAagggataaaaaataatattaagattagTTTCTACTTATACAGAGTATAAACGTGTACTTTTACATTTGTATACATTGAGGCTAAAAGTTTTCAGGCTTCCAGCAGGTATTGAAAATTGGAATGCCTTATGAATGACATAATTACGAGAAAACCTATAGAACACATTTTTAAGGGAATGTATGAGTAGATTAATATGTTACAAGTGATTAGGCTTCTTTAGCTGACCAGGAACATCTTTTCTTGAACCGACAATGACTGGAGAGgcagaaagaaaaattttcttatcTGAAACAAATAGTTGATCACCATTCTCACTTCTTTCTTCATCACTGGATTTTCTGGGTGAAGACCCAAACATCTGGACAGTTAAGCTCCCACCTACAGAGAggcaaaattaataaatgtagAATATGTTTCATCAAACAAGGGTGAACAATTTTACTCGCAAATAAGTTGCATTCTCATGTTCAAAATATTGGGAGAAATGTTAAAGCATTACTCCAGGTTAATGGATTGGAGGGTAGAAGCCAACTGGATCCTACTGGAATTACACCCCGAACCGGGGTTCAAGTCTTCCAAGGACCTAAAATGCTAAATCTCAGAAAGGAAGGGGTGTTTAATTGGACAAGTCTAGAGTAGAATTCATCCTATGTTATACTGCACTGTGCAATAACAAAGAGAACTTTAGTAGAAActgttggaaagaaaaagaaaaacaaaacaaaagcaaaggCAATGGCAATGGTTTGAATTTATTTGAGTTTAgtaatgaaaacaaataatgcatttttttcagGTTTAAAGCCAACTTAATGTCTGATtaggatatatataatatcatccGAGATGTTCCTAGACACAAAGCACTTTGCCCAAGGTGAGGTGCCTGTGTTGAGGTATAAGGCTTGGAGCTAAGGaaacaagaaggaaaagaaggtATAGCCTCAAAACTAAAAGAAGGTATAGGCTTTGAACTAGATACACAACTATCTAGCGGGGCTCTGTACTAGATATACAACTTTTCTAACTTAATGGGATCTGgaatacataaaaaatgttcCGTGACTTGACCAGATTGGGTGCCTACTACAAGAGCAGAGAGTTCAGCGTTTGGAGAGGTTGGATATGAttgtattttattcttttatcgtGAAGGAAAAAGCAGACTATGTAGATTAAGGTGTAATGTACCTGCTAGCAAGAACACTACTGAATCCTCAACAATTGAATGCACAAAGGTCACTCAAGAGTAATTCACGCCACTGGACAGAATTATTCTCAAACGCAAGATTCCATTTGTGAATCTTGACAAGtaattttcgaggaat includes these proteins:
- the LOC108994073 gene encoding pentatricopeptide repeat-containing protein At2g01510, mitochondrial, which translates into the protein MLLKTHPTKLYITLALEVFPSAVHFSHMPCTPKPSNQPITLTKQAFSTILKSCFSSQNQLKQLHALLLTTGLSIKNSLITHLLINLTLLGDMSYARQLFDEMHKPRIFLWNTLIKGYVKNELPMEASSIYRQMHHLGVRPDPFTYPFVVKACAKLPELWTGGAVHVHVMKYGLEFVSMVRTELMIMYMKFGELGSADFLFQSMVERDLVAWNALIAANVQNGHASEALGLFRRMGIAGIKPDAVTIVSALSACGQLGCLEIGEEIYGVARNEGIDCNIIVENARLDMYVKCGSIDMARALFINMPQKNVISWSTMILGYAINGESEKALALFSRMQNEGFQPNHVTYLGVLSACSHAGLVNEGWAYFGRMARSSVKNFQPRKEHYACMVDLLGRSGHLEEAYNFIKSMPIEPDAGVWGALLGACAIHHDVKLGQHVADLLFQVAADSASYHVIMSNMYAAAGRWDFVDKVRQRMRKKGIKKVAGYSAVEFNSDFHVFYGGDRSHGQSALIYEKLGDLFEQIKSMGYIPKTGSVFHDVETEEKEVTVRTHSEKLAVAFGLINIRPGYPIRVMKNLRTCDDCHTFSKFVSKVTMREIILRDKIRFHHFRNGVCSCKDFW